From Coffea arabica cultivar ET-39 chromosome 10e, Coffea Arabica ET-39 HiFi, whole genome shotgun sequence, one genomic window encodes:
- the LOC140015406 gene encoding GATA transcription factor 25-like yields MYTPVQLVGPTNGHGQYSSHGGGDDVKAAVFGGGGGGRESIEDTEIVGFEDGGTIGGLDGIEVSLPQNTTLYGGGGGGGEGVAMAMPHGGDVANQLTLSFRGQVYVFDAVTAEKVQAVLSLLGGCEYTPGTQAVDLPYQTSKSLMDYSGRCNDPKRVESLNRFRQKRKERCFDKKIRYNVRQEVAMKMQRKKGQFAPRSSEDSVACDVAEESGQIDNPPETSCTHCGTSSKSTPMMRRGPAGPRTLCNACGLFWANKGTLRDLSKKTHAVTEEDEADSDSDYGTPISARGNLVSFSTSTSSAVAAEQ; encoded by the exons ATGTATACTCCAGTGCAGTTGGTGGGGCCGACGAACGGCCACGGTCAATACTCCAGCCATGGTGGTGGAGATGATGTCAAGGCCGCCGTATTTGGAGGCGGAGGTGGAGGAAGGGAATCGATTGAAGACACTGAGATTGTGGGCTTTGAGGATGGTGGCACAATTGGGGGTTTGGATGGAATCGAAGTCTCGCTTCCGCAAAATACCACCTTGtacggtggtggtggtggtggtggtgaaggGGTGGCAATGGCAATGCCGCACGGCGGTGATGTTGCGAACCAGCTTACGCTTTCGTTTCGTGGCCAGGTTTACGTGTTTGATGCTGTTACCGCTGAAAAG GTCCAAGCAGTACTCTCACTTTTGGGTGGATGTGAATATACTCCGGGTACTCAAGCAGTAGACTTGCCATATCAGACTTCAAAG AGTTTGATGGACTATAGTGGGCGGTGCAATGATCCAAAGCGGGTAGAATCTTTGAATAGATTTCGACAGAAAAGGAAGGAACGTTGCTTTGATAAGAAAATCCGGTACAATGTCCGTCAAGAAGTTGCAATGAA GATGCAGCGAAAGAAGGGCCAATTCGCCCCGAGGAGTTCTGAGGATTCTGTTGCTTGTGATGTTGCCGAAGAGTCTGGACAGATTGATAACCCACCAGAAACCTC ATGCACACATTGTGGTACAAGTTCGAAGTCAACTCCAATGATGCGGCGCGGTCCAGCTGGTCCTAGAACTCTTTGCAATGCATGTGGGCTTTTTTGGGCAAACAAG GGAACATTGAGGGATCTTTCCAAGAAAACCCATGCTGTGACTGAAGAG GACGAGGCTGATAGTGACTCTGACTATGGAACTCCCATCAGTGCACGTGGTAATCTTGTTTCATTCTCCACCAGTACCAGCTCAGCTGTAGCAGCGGAGCAATAA